In Rutidosis leptorrhynchoides isolate AG116_Rl617_1_P2 chromosome 2, CSIRO_AGI_Rlap_v1, whole genome shotgun sequence, one genomic interval encodes:
- the LOC139891130 gene encoding peptidyl-prolyl cis-trans isomerase CYP37, chloroplastic-like yields MAFSSSFSAIISPKFSTNVSISPSVSRRYCISTRSLFLLNRSPPKSLQPKLISCIFSKSNQSAGCSDHLKTVTEVYIPVLERAIMRVGATLSVILVIIQLTSPPAEAVLYSPDTKVPRTGELALRKAIPANTNMKSIQNSLEELSYLLRIPQRKPYGTMESNVKKALKIAVDEKESILESLPADQKEKGLELYASLTDDKGGLQKLLGYIKDKDPDRVSIALASSLDSIAQLELLQAPGLSFLLPAQYTNYPKLAGRAVVELVIEKGDGSMFTPQAGGVPRKAATIQVVLDGYSAPLTAGNVAKLVVDGAYDGMTLKCTDQAILSDSGINKSVGNKVPLEIMPSGQFEPLYKTTLSIQDGELPVLPLSVYGAVAMAHDDVSEEYSSPNQFFFYLYDKSYSGLGGLSFDEGQFSVFGYTTVGRDILPQIKTGDLVRSAKLVEGQDNLVLPAEKL; encoded by the exons ATGGCGTTCTCGTCGTCATTTTCTGCAATAATCTCCCCTAAGTTCTCAACTAATGTCTCAATTAGTCCCTCTGTTTCCAGACGTTATTGTATATCAACACGCTCCCTGTTCCTGCTCAACAGAAGTCCACCCAAATCTCTTCAACCTAAGCTTATTAGCTGCATTTTTTCGAAATCGAACCAATCGGCG GGATGTTCAGACCACCTAAAAACTGTCACAGAAGTATACATCCCAGTTTTGGAGCGTGCAATTATGAGAGTTGGGGCTACATTATCTGTTATTCTTGTTATCATTCAACTCACATCTCCACCTGCAGAAGCAGTTCTATACTCACCAGACACAAAGGTTCCTAGAACCGGAGAATTAGCCTTGCGAAAAGCCATCCCTGCAAATACAAACATGAAAAGTATACAG AATTCGTTGGAGGAACTGTCGTATCTACTAAGGATTCCTCAGAGAAAACCTTATGGAACTATGGAGAGTAATGTAAAGAAAGCCCTAAAG ATTGCAGTGGATGAAAAGGAATCTATTTTGGAAAGCCTACCAGCAGATCAGAAGGAAAAAGGGTTGGAACTTTATGCATCTCTTACTGATGACAAG GGGGGATTGCAGAAACTTCTTGGATATATAAAGGACAAGGATCCAGATAGAGTGTCAATAGCTCTTGCATCTTCACTGGATTCTATAGCTCAGTTAGAGCTGCTACAG GCTCCTGGGCTATCTTTCTTGCTGCCTGCGCAATATACAAACTATCCTAA GCTCGCAGGGAGAGCAGTTGTTGAATTAGTGATTGAAAAAGGAGATGGTTCAATGTTTACACCACAAGCTGGCGGTGTACCAAGAAAAGCTGCTACAATTCAG GTTGTGCTGGACGGATATTCGGCACCACTGACAGCAGGAAATGTTGCAAAACTG GTAGTTGACGGGGCGTATGATGGGATGACACTCAAATGCACTGACCAAGCAATTCTCTCGGACTCTGGGATTAACAAAAGCGTAGGCAATAAAGTTCCTCTAGAGATAATGCCATCGGGACAGTTTGAGCCACTCTATAAAACAACTTTAAGCATACAG GACGGAGAGCTACCTGTGCTCCCGTTATCTGTTTATGGTGCAGTTGCTATGGCTCATGATGATGTCTCTGAGGAATACTCCTCCCCAAATCAGTTCTTCTTCTATCTTTATGATAAAAGCTAT TCTGGCTTAGGAGGATTATCATTTGACGAGGGCCAATTTTCTGTATTTGG ATACACAACTGTCGGAAGAGATATTCTCCCTCAGATCAAGACTGGCGATCTGGTCCGTTCTGCAAAGCTCGTGGAAGGTCAAGATAACCTTGTTTTACCGGCTGAAAA GTTATAA